Part of the Halobaculum halobium genome, TGAACGAGCGCGTGAACCGTCGCGGGGAACTGTTGCTCGTCGCGCCGCTGTCGGGGAGCGACATCGTCGCGGGCAAGACCCTCCCGTACGCCGCCGCGGCGCTGATCGCGACGACGCTCATCGCGGCGGGCGTCGGCGGCGGGGTGATCGCAGTGGCGGCGGTGTTCCCGATCGCGTTGGTGTTCCTCGCGTCGACGTTCGTCGGCGCGATGTTCGCGCGGTCGTTCAAGGAGCTCACCTTCGTCACTGTCACCGTCTCGGTGACCTTGACGACGTACGCGTTCGTTCCGGCCATCTTCGCGACGGTCACACCGATCGCACTCATCTCGCCGCTGACGCTCGTCGTGCGCGACCTGCAGGGGGAGGCGGTCGCCATCGGCGAGTACCTGTTTTCGACGGGGCCGTTCTACCTCACGGCGGCGACGCTGTTCGCGATGGGCGTCGGCGTCTACCGCGAGGAGGACATGTTCACGCAGCGGGCGGTCCCGCTGAAGTTCCTCGACGCGCTCGCGGTGCGACTGCACCGCCCGCGCGACGTGGCGCTGCTGTCGGCGCTGTCGATCCCGTTCGTGTTCGTCGCGGAGCTGCTGGCGGTCGCGCTGCTGTTCGCGCTCCCGCAGGGAGCCGCGATCGTCGGCCTGCTCGTCGTCGTCGCGGTCGTCGAGGAGGTCGCGAAGGGCGTCGGGATCTACGCGGGCTTCTCGCAGTCCCGGTTCGAACGCGACCTCCCGACGGCGCTGAAGCTTGGGGCGCTCTCGGGCGCCGGCTTCTTCGTCGCCGAGAAGGCGACCGCGGTCGTCCAGATCGTCGGCCTCGGGTCGCTCCCGCTCGGGGAAGCGGCGTTCGGCACCGCCGGCGTCGGCGCCGACCTCGGGCCGGTCGCCGGACTCGGCCTGCTGGCGCTGCCGCTCGTGCTCCACGTCGTCACGGCCGCCGTCGGCGCCGTCGGCGCGACGCGCGGACGCCGCTCGTGGGCGGCGACGCTGCTCGTCGCGATGGCGATTCACTTCGCCTACGACCTCACGGTGGTGAGCGCCCTTGGCTAACGAGACCGTGGGGGACGAGGACACGCCTGCGGACGTGTCTGAGCCGATCCCCGGAACGGTCGCCGCCGGCGACCGCACGGGTCGCGACGCCCGCTGGACGATCGCCAAGCGGGAACTCGCGTCGCTGCGCTCGGAGAAGACCATCGTGCTTGCGCTGCTCATCCAGCTGTTCGTCGCGGCGTTCTCGTCGTTCCTCGTCGTCGGACTCGTCTCGCTGTACGACCCCGGCGCCGCCGCGGGCTACTCGGTCGAGACGGCCGTCGCCGGCGACGACGCGGGCGATCTCCTGCGCGCGATCGGCGAGACGGACGGCATGGCCGCCGAGCGATACCCGACCCGTCAAGCGGCCGCGGACGCGTTCGCGGACGGCCGGGTCGATGCGGCGATGCTTTCGACCGCGACCGAGCGGGGGACCCTCGAAGTCAGGGTGCTCGTCCCCGACGGCAACGTCGGGACGACGCTGGTCGTCGTGCGCGCTCGCGAGGCGCTGCGGGCGTTCGAGCGGCTGGAGCGTGACCAGCGCTCGGCATCACTGACTGCCGAGACGCTCGAACTGCCGCCGCGTGCGGGATCGTCGCCGTACTTCGGGTTCACCTACACGGTGCTCATCCCGCTGTTGCTGTTCCTCCCGGTGTTCATCGCGGGGTCGGTAACCGTCGACTCGCTGACCGAGGAGCGTGAGCGCGGCACGCTGGAGTTGCTCCGGGTCGCGCCCGTCACGATGACCGATATCGTGGAGGGGAAGCTCCTCGCGGCCGCCGGACTGGCACCGATCCAGGCGGCGCTGTGGCTCGCACTGCTGTCGGCCAACGGCACCGCGATCGCCCCGGCGCCGAGCGCGCTCGCGACCGTCGCCGGCGTGCTCGGACTGCTCGGACTCACCGCGGGGCTGGCCGCGCTGGTGACGGCGATGGGCGCGGCGCTCGCGCTCACTGCGCCGGACCGGCGGGCCGCACAGACAGTGTACTCGCTGGGCGTGCTCGGGCTGTTCGGCGCGGCGGCGCTGTCGCCGGCGAACCCCGCGAACGTCGCCGCGAAGCTGCCGTCGGGAGCGCCGACGCGAGCACCGCGCTCGCCGTCGTCGCCGTGGTCGTCGCCGGCGGCGTCGCCGTCGCCGTCGCTCGGGCCGGGGTGGCGCGGTACGGGCCCGCCTGAGTCGACGGCCCTTCGCACAGGTCGCTTCCGGCCGTGCTCAGGCGGCGACGAGGTCGACGACCGTCTCTTTCCCGCACACGAGGTTGTACGCGCCCTCGTCGTCGTTCCACAGGATCAGCACGTTCTCCACCGACAGGACCGCGCCGTACGGCGCCTCGCGGAGGTCCCGGTTCAGCGACGACTCCCCCGTGAGCACGAGGTAGTGCTCCAGCCGCTCGCTGCCGTCGCCAACCTTGAACAGCGGGTTCGCGTCGTCGTCGGGCGCGAGGTTGGCCGAGAGCTTGACACACAGGAGGTTGACTCGGTCTGTGACGTGGTCCTCGGAGTCGGCCATCCGGTGGTGCCGTTCGGCCCCGGCGACGACCGGGTGGCGGCGTTCGCCGTCCGGGCGGAGGATCGCCCACGAGAACTTCACGTCGGCGTTGACGTAGGTGCCGGGCTCCTCGTCGTACGCGCGCGTCGCGGCGTCGTCCAGTTTCCGCTGGAAGGAGGGGACCGCGAGGTCGGCCCGCACCTCGAAGGACCACCCGCGGTCGCTCGGCGCCGCACCGGGCCACAGCCTGAGGTCGGGGGCGTACACGCTCACGTCGCCGTCCGGCCGGACGAGCGCTCGCTCGACGCGTCGCAGTTCCGTCGAGGTGTTCAGGTCCGCCGGCGCGAGCAGGACGCAGGAGCCGTCGTCGCCGAGCGCGTCGAGGTAGTCGGAGACGACCGCCTCCGGGTCGTCGAGTTCCGAGAGCACGTTGCCGAAGAGGACGAGATCGACCTCGCCCGCGGCGCCCGGGTCGAAGGCCTCGGCGGTCTCCCGGTGGATCGTCGTGTGGACGTTCGGCCGCGTCTCCGAGAGCACGTCGGCGAGCACGTCGGCGTTCGCGCTCGGCTCGATAGCGTGGTAGTCGAGGAGGGCGTCGTCGGGGAGGTAGTCGAGGAGCCCGAGCGCGGGGCCGCCGGTGCCCGCGCCCACGTCGAGGACACGCAGCGTGCGGGGGAGCAGTCCGCGGTCGGCGAGGCGGTCGAGGACGTAGCCGAGGGCGGCGTAGAAGTCCGGCTGGTGGTAGAGTGCGTATGCGAGCGCCGCGTCGGAGTCGTACTCGACGGGTCGCCCGCGGTAGTAGTCCTCCTTCAGTCGGTCGACCGTCTCCCGGAGCGCGTCGCCCGACTCGCCCTCGTGCCAGTCGAGGCCGTACGCCTCGAACAGGAGGTCCTCGATCGTCTCGGCGTGTTCCGCGGGGAGCCCTTCGGGCGACCACCCCGGCGGGTCGACCGGGTCGTCGTTCGCCGGAACGAAGGTGCCGTCCTCGCGCTCGACGAGCCCGAGGTCGAACGCCTCTTCGCGGAGGGCGGTGCGGACGACCGCCGGGTGCGGCTGGTCGGGGAGGTACTCGTACACCTCGTCTGGGTCGACGGGGCGGGCGTTGCGGAGGTACTTCGCGGTGTCGCGCAGCGCCTCGCGGTCGACGCTCACGGCGACCACCACGCGGGCGTCTGCGACCGCGACGCCGGCCTCGGCGACCGCGGTGTCGGAAGACACCCGCGTCGCGCGTGCGGTCGCGGGTGCGTCGGTGAACTCATATGCCGGCGGCTACTCGGTCGGCGGGGGTAACGGTTCTGTCTCGACCGCCTCAGTCGTCGGTAGTCGAGTCCTCGCTCTCGGCTCTCGCGTCGGCCGCGTCGCGGTCAGGTTCGACGCGCGACTCGGCGTCGACCGCCTCGCCCGCCCGCTCGAACAGTCCAGCGAACGCCTCGCGATCGGCGGCCGCCAGCGCGCTCGCGGCTTCCGCGACCGCGTCGGCACCGCCGGGGAACGTCTCGCGGATGTCGGCGTACACGCGCGGCTCCCCCTCGGTGACGGTGCGCGCCAACTCCGACAGCGGTTCCGACACCGGCGTGTGAAAGCGCTCGTCGACGTCGCCGGCGGCGAGCGCGTACGCGAGGGCGGCGGTGTGCGCGCCGGTCTGCACCGACGCCATGGCCTCGTCGTGCTCGCTTGCGGTCGTCTCGAACACCTCGTTGCCGACGGCCGCGAACCGCTCGCGGACGCGCTCGACGGTCGGGCCAGCTTCTCCGGGGACGTACGCGATCCGCCCCGGTCCCCGGGGCGGTGCGAACAGCGGGTGAAAGCTGGCGTATTCGCCGTCGACGACGTCGGCCATCGCCGAGAGCGGCTCCGCCATGACGCCGGAGACGTCGACGATCGCTCCGTCGGCGGCGTTGTCGGCGTACTCCGCGACAGCGTCGGCGACGACCGGGATCGGGACCGCGAGCACGACGCAGTCGAACGACTCGTCGGTGTCGAGGGGAACGACGCGGCCGTCGACGACCGACTCGGCGGCGTCCATCGCGGTCTGGGGGTTCGTGTCCGCGAGCGCGACGCGCTCGCTGACCGGGCGGAGGGTCTGTGCGGCCCACCGGCCCATCTCCCCGGCGCCGACGACGAGCAACTTCATGCACTGCGCTATCGGGGTGGCGACCGAAAGGGTATCGGTCGGGGCGACCGGGACACGTCGCCCGCCGACCGACGCTCCGTCACCGGCGCCAGTCCGCTGTCACGATTCCACTGACGCGATCCGGAACCACTCCGCCGGGAGCGTGTCGCCGCCGTGGTCCTCCGCCGACAACAGCCGCATCCGCACGTCCGCCAGGGGGACGGGCTCTGCGAACCGCACACCGACGAGCGTCTCCGCGTCGACCGTGCGCGCCTCGCCGCGGAAGTCGACCGCCCGGACGGTGACGTGGTCGTCGCCGACGCCGCCCTCGACGACCTCGAAGTGCGCCTCCAGCAGGGCGGGCGCGACCTCCGTGATCTCGGCGCGCTCGGCGTCCCCGGCGTCGATCGCTATCGTGTAAGTGCGGACGCCGTCCGGCGCCTGCTGGCAGACGGCGACGACGGCGTCGGTTCGCTCGGCAGCGCCGTCGGCGGTCGTCGAGTCGTCTCCGGAACCGGCCGCGTCGTCTGGATCAGTCACGTCGGCCTCCGACTCGTCGCCGGCGCCCGGCTCGCGGAACGCGTCCGCGACGCGCTCGAACAGGCTCATAGCCGATCGATGGGTCGCGCCGACCAAAGCCCCATCGGGGGTCGCTCCTGCCTCGGTACCCGGTCCAGGTACCGGTCCTCCGGGGTGCTGCCGGGGCGTGCAGGCGGACGATCACTGAACCACCAGCTCCACCGGGGAGTCAGCGGTGAGGTTCTCGTAGCCGTCCTCGGTGACGATCACGATGTCCTCGATGCGGACGCCGCCGACCTCGGGGTCGTACAGCCCGGGCTCGACGGTGATCACGTGGCCCGGCTCCAGTTCCTCGCCTCGGGGGTTGAGCCCCGGCCGCTCGTGCACGTCGAGGCCGACGCCGTGGCCCGTGGAGTGAATGAACCCGGTCTCGGTGTCGGGATCCGAGCGCAGGGTGGGATGGTCGGCGTCCTCGTACACGTCGCAGACGGCCGCGTGGACCTCGGCGCCGGTGGCGCCCGGCTCGACCGCGTCGAGGGCGGCCTCGAGCGCCTCCTCTGTCAGCGCGAACCACTCGCCGATCGCGTCGCTCGCCCCGCCCTTCGCGAAGGTTCGCGTCATGTCCGAGTGGTACTTGCTCGCCTTCTCGCGCGGGAAGATGTCGATGATGACGCTCTCACCCGCCCGGAGCGGCCCCGACCCGCGGTCGTGGGGGTCGGCGGCGTCGGCGCCGCAGGCGACGATCGTCTCGTCGAGCGCGCAGCCGTGGCGCAGCAGCGTGACCTCGATCTCCTCTTTCACGCGCTCGCTGGTGAGCGAAGTGGTCTCTCCATCCTCCTCGATCACGAGCGTCCCGTCGTCGGCCACGTCCGCAGCAGCGATCAGGTCCTCCGCGGCGGCCATGGCGGCCTCGTTCGCGGCCGTCGCCCGCCGGACGGCGTCGAGCTCCGCCTCGGTCTTGGTCGCGCGGACCGTCTCGACCACGTCGTCGCCATCCACGTCGACCGCGAGACCTCGGTCACGCAGGCCGTCGGCGACGCCAACCGGAAAGCGCTCGGGGACGAGCGCCGACTCGACGCCCAGGTCGGCGAGGAAGTCGGCGTACACGCCGGCGAGTGCGGCCGCCTGCCCGTCCTCGGCGGCGCGCTCGGCGTAGTTGTACGTCGAGAGGCGGGCGACCGCGTCGGCGTTCGACTCCTTGGTCGCTCGGCCGTACTCGAGCCCGGAGACGAGTATCGCGAGTTGCTCGCCGGTGTAGGCGGTGAAAAACGGGTCCGGCGCGTCGAAGCCGGAGAGGTACAGTTGGTTCGAGTCGTCGCTCCCGGCCTCGATGCAGTACGCGTCGGCGTCGGCCGCCGCGAGCAGGTCGTCCAGCGCGGCGAGGCTGCGCGTCATGGGAGAACCTGCGGCGACGCTCGGCATAGGCGTTTTCGTCGCGGGGAGTTGTACGGGCGAGCCGCGGCCGTCATCCGGTCAGGCGACGCCGGAATCGGGCCGCCACCGTTCGCTGACCTCGCCGTTCATCGCGTACTCGAGCGCCTGCCAGACCTCCCCGGCGTCGCGGAGCCGCCTCACGCCGCCGACCCGATCGTCCGGGACCAGCCCGCGGTCGAGGAGTTCGGCGAGGAGGCACTCTGCGTGCGTTTCGTCCATGTAAAAAAATTCACTACGGCTGTAGTAGTAGTATTGCCAAATCAGTTCGGTGTGACACGTGTGCGCGTTGGATCCGCGAATACCCCGCTCGACAGGCGAGATCAGCGGCGGGAGACCGCACCCGCAACGGCTGTCACGGTCGGTACACACTTCCCCCGTGACCCGTACCTCCGCGACATGGACGCACACGTCTCCCCGTCGCGGGTCGCCGGCCGCGCGCGCGCACCGCCGTCGAAGAGCTACACCCACCGAGCGATCCTCGCCGCAGGCTACGGCACCGGCACGACAGTCACGGACCCGCTCGACTCGGCGGACCCGCGGGCCACCGGCCGGGCTGTCGAGGCTTTCGGCGGCGCAGTCTCGTGGGTCCCCGCCGGGGACGAAGACGAGGATGGCGACGGAGACGGGGGAGGAGCCGGCGGCGCAACGGCCGTCGAGGTTGCGGGCTTCGGAGGCCGGCCCGGCACCCCCGACGACGTGATCGACTGCGCGAACTCGGGGACGACGATGCGCCTCGTCACCGCCGCCGCCGGACTGACCGACGGGCTCGCGGTGCTCACTGGCGACGAGTCGCTCCGCTCGCGCCCGCAGGGACCGCTTCTCGACGCCGTCGAGTCGCTCGGCGGACGCGCTGAGTCGACCCGTCGCAACGGCCAAGCGCCGCTGGTCGTCGGCGACGCGATGGCCGGTGAGACGGTCGCCATCCCCGGCGACGTCTCCTCGCAGTTCGTCACCGCGTTGCTCATGGCCGGCGCGGTCACCGAGGAGGGGATCGAGATCGACCTCGAAACGGAGCTGAAGTCAGCGCCGTACGTCGAGATAACCCGCGAGGTGCTCGCGGACTTCGGCATCGACACCGAGCGCACCGAGGCGGGCTTTCGAGTCCCTGGCGGCCAGCAATACGAGGCGGACGAGTACGCCGTCCCCGGCGACTTCTCGTCGATGTCGTACCTCCTCGCCGCCGGCGCCGTCGCCGCCGCGGACGGCGAGTCGGTCGTCGTCGAGGGCGCCCGCCCGAGCGCCCAGGGCGACTCGGCCATCGTCGACGTGCTCGACCGCATGGGCGCCGACATCGCGTGGGACGAGGACGCCGGCGAGATCACCGTCGGGGCGGCCGACCTCGCGGGCGTCGAGGTCGACGTGGGCGACACCCCCGACCTGCTCCCGACCATCGCCGTGCTGGGCGCCGTCGCCGACGGCGAGACGCGGATCGTGAACGCCGAGCACGTTCGGTACAAGGAGACCGACCGCGTCGCCGCGATGGCCGAGTCGCTGGAGAAACTGGGCGCCGAGGTGACCGAGGAACGTGACTCGCTGACCGTCCACGGCGGCGACTCCGCGCTCGCGGGAACGACGGTCCACGGGCGGGGCGACCACCGGCTCGTGATGGCGCTGACGGTCGCCGGCCTCGTCGCCGACGGCGAGACGACGGTCACCGGCGCCGAGCACGTCGACGTGTCCTTCCCGGGGTTCTTCGAGACGATGGCCGACCTCGGCGCGAACGCCACCGTCGAGTAGGCTGGAGTAGCGGAAGGGCTCGGCCTCGTGCCTACTCGAAGACGAGGCCGTAGTGATACGGCGGGACGTTCACGCGATCGACCGCTCGGAGATCGCTCGCCGCCTCGACTAGTTCCGCCGTCTCGTCGGGCGAGATCCGGAGGTCCGTCGGCGGGCCGCGCGGCGCCCCGGCGACGGTGGTTTCCTCGCGCGGCCGGTCGTGCCAGTTGAGTACGACGAACCGGCCGTCCGCGGCGAGCGCGTCGACGACGCCCGCGACGAACGCCTCGGGGTCGTCGACGCCGTGGAAGGTGTTCGCGATCAACGCCACGTCAACGGACTCGGGGAGGTGATCCGGCAGCGACCGCGCGTCGCCGTGTACCGTGTGCAGCGTGTCGACCTCGTGGCGCCCAGCGAGCCGATCGAGTTCCGCGAGCAGTCCCTCGTCGATGTCGACCGCATACACCGGCGCGGGGGCGGTGATCCGCGCGGCGGGCAGCGCGAAGTAGCCGTTTCCGCAGCCGATCTCGGCGAGCGCGTCACCAGGAGACAGCCCCAGGTTTCGGAGCGTCTCTCCCGGTGTGGGCCACAGCCGACTCCACCAGTCCCAGTCCGGCTGTCGCGTGTTCGTGAAGCGCATCGCCAGAGTATTTCATTTACCGTACAATAGCAGTTTCGCAGTCGCGGTCGAAGGGCCGAGGCACACCGCCGCGCACGAACGCTTCCGGCGCCGATGCCGTTTTCGCCGATGCGGGAGACGGTTCCGCCATGAGTTCACTCGACACGCCGTCGTTCGCGTTCGACTACGACCCGGGGGCGATCCACTACGGCCGCGGCTGTATCGACGACATCGGTGGCGCGCTCGCCGAGCGCGGGTGCGACACCGCGCTCGTGGTCTGCGGGTCGAACGTCGCCGCCAACGCGGACCTGATGGACGCGGTCGGCGCCGGCCTCGGCGACCGCCTCGCGGAGGTGTTCGCGGGCACGACCCCTGACAAGCGCCTGCGCGAGGCGGCCCGCGCGGCCGAACGCGCCGCCGACCTCGGCGTCGACGCGTTCGTCCCAGTCGGCGGCGGCTCCAGCCTCGACGTGGCGACCGTCGCCTCGGTGCTTCGCGCCCGCGACCTGTCGCTCGCGGAGGCCCGGCAAGAAGTCGCCGACACCGGGGGATCGCGACGCCCGAGAATCCCGCCTCGCTCACGCCGCTGTTCCCCGTGCCGACGACGCTCGCGGGCGCGGACCTCTCGGTGATCGCCGGCATCGCCGCCGCGGTCGACGCCGGCGAGAGTGACGCCGGCGCCGACGCTGCCGACGCCGTCGGTACCGAGGTCGTCTCGACCGGTGTCGGCGGGGCCGAATTGATGCCCGACGCGCTGTTCTACGACCCCGCCCTGTTCGAGACGACGCCGAAAGGCGTGCTCGCGGGGTCGGCCATGAACGGCTTCGACAAGGCGATCGAGTCGCTGTACGCCCGCACCCGGACGGCAGTCACCGACGCGACTGCGACCCGGGCGGTCCGACTGCTCGCGGACGGCTTGCCCGAGCTGTCCGACGACCCGGCGGCGATGGACCGCGCCGTCGCGGGGGTCGTGCTCGCGCAGTACGGCATCTCGCGCCCCGGCGAGATGACGATCAACGTGATCCACGCGTTCGGCCACGGCCTCCGCGACGCCTTCGGCATCCAGCAGGGACTGGCGCACGCGGCGGTCGCGCCCCACGCGCTGCGGGCGCTTGCAGACGCCGGCGTCGATCTCTCCCTGCTCGCGGCGGCGTTCGAAGTCGACGCTGGCAACGACACCGAGGCGGCGATCGCCCAGGTGGAGCGCGTCCGCGACGCGCTCGGTCTACCCGCGTCGCTGTCGGCGATCGACGGCGTCGACGCCGACGGCCTCGACGAGGCCGCGCGGGTGGCAGCCGCCGACTCGCTGCTGTCGTACGCGCCTGAGGGCTACGACCTCACCGAGGCCGACGCGCGGGCGGTGCTCGACTCGGCATTCTGAGGGCCGCCCGGGCACCGACAACCGCGCTGAACTGACCGTCGGTTCACGAACGGCTTTGCCCCTCCGCCACGGGGCTGACCATATGAGCGACACAGACGCCCCTCCCCGTCCGCCGGAGGCCGCCCCCGGTCCGGACGGCCTGCCGTTCCTCGGATCCTTCCTCGAGAGCAGTCGGGACTTCTTCGCCTTCCGCGACCGCGTCGCCGCCGAGTACGGCGGGGTCGCGCGCTACGAAATCCTCGGACAGGACGTGTTCCTCCTGACCGACCCCGACGCGATCAGGCGGGTCCTCGTCACGGAGAACGAGCAGTACGTCAAGGGGGAACTGTTCCAGCAGCAGCTCCGACCGGTACTCGGAAACGGCCTGCTCAACAGCGAGGGGGACTTCTGGCGCCGGCAGCGACACCTGATCCAGCCGGCGTTCACGCCCGATCGCATCGCAGGGTACGCCGACATGATGGTCGAGGCGACCGAGCGCACGAGCGCCCGCTGGGGCGACGGTGAGGTCCGCGACGTCCACCGCGACATGATGGGACTGACGCTGGATATCGTCGCCCGCGCGCTGATGGGCGTCGACATCCGCGACCGCACGCCCGCGATCGGCGGCGCGCTCGACACCGTGATGGAGCAGTCGGCGGGCGGCAGCCTGCTCGATCTCCTCCCGCCGGCGGTGCCGACGCCCGGCCGGGAGAAGCTCCGAGAGGCGGTCGCCGCTCTCGACCGAATCGTCGACGAGTTGGTCGACGAGAAGCGGCGCGCGCTGCGCGAGGGCGAGGTCGACCCCGACGCCGACGTGGTAT contains:
- a CDS encoding M24 family metallopeptidase, with the translated sequence MTRSLAALDDLLAAADADAYCIEAGSDDSNQLYLSGFDAPDPFFTAYTGEQLAILVSGLEYGRATKESNADAVARLSTYNYAERAAEDGQAAALAGVYADFLADLGVESALVPERFPVGVADGLRDRGLAVDVDGDDVVETVRATKTEAELDAVRRATAANEAAMAAAEDLIAAADVADDGTLVIEEDGETTSLTSERVKEEIEVTLLRHGCALDETIVACGADAADPHDRGSGPLRAGESVIIDIFPREKASKYHSDMTRTFAKGGASDAIGEWFALTEEALEAALDAVEPGATGAEVHAAVCDVYEDADHPTLRSDPDTETGFIHSTGHGVGLDVHERPGLNPRGEELEPGHVITVEPGLYDPEVGGVRIEDIVIVTEDGYENLTADSPVELVVQ
- a CDS encoding prephenate dehydrogenase/arogenate dehydrogenase family protein; this encodes MKLLVVGAGEMGRWAAQTLRPVSERVALADTNPQTAMDAAESVVDGRVVPLDTDESFDCVVLAVPIPVVADAVAEYADNAADGAIVDVSGVMAEPLSAMADVVDGEYASFHPLFAPPRGPGRIAYVPGEAGPTVERVRERFAAVGNEVFETTASEHDEAMASVQTGAHTAALAYALAAGDVDERFHTPVSEPLSELARTVTEGEPRVYADIRETFPGGADAVAEAASALAAADREAFAGLFERAGEAVDAESRVEPDRDAADARAESEDSTTDD
- a CDS encoding small ribosomal subunit Rsm22 family protein; amino-acid sequence: MSVDREALRDTAKYLRNARPVDPDEVYEYLPDQPHPAVVRTALREEAFDLGLVEREDGTFVPANDDPVDPPGWSPEGLPAEHAETIEDLLFEAYGLDWHEGESGDALRETVDRLKEDYYRGRPVEYDSDAALAYALYHQPDFYAALGYVLDRLADRGLLPRTLRVLDVGAGTGGPALGLLDYLPDDALLDYHAIEPSANADVLADVLSETRPNVHTTIHRETAEAFDPGAAGEVDLVLFGNVLSELDDPEAVVSDYLDALGDDGSCVLLAPADLNTSTELRRVERALVRPDGDVSVYAPDLRLWPGAAPSDRGWSFEVRADLAVPSFQRKLDDAATRAYDEEPGTYVNADVKFSWAILRPDGERRHPVVAGAERHHRMADSEDHVTDRVNLLCVKLSANLAPDDDANPLFKVGDGSERLEHYLVLTGESSLNRDLREAPYGAVLSVENVLILWNDDEGAYNLVCGKETVVDLVAA
- the aroA gene encoding 3-phosphoshikimate 1-carboxyvinyltransferase; the protein is MDAHVSPSRVAGRARAPPSKSYTHRAILAAGYGTGTTVTDPLDSADPRATGRAVEAFGGAVSWVPAGDEDEDGDGDGGGAGGATAVEVAGFGGRPGTPDDVIDCANSGTTMRLVTAAAGLTDGLAVLTGDESLRSRPQGPLLDAVESLGGRAESTRRNGQAPLVVGDAMAGETVAIPGDVSSQFVTALLMAGAVTEEGIEIDLETELKSAPYVEITREVLADFGIDTERTEAGFRVPGGQQYEADEYAVPGDFSSMSYLLAAGAVAAADGESVVVEGARPSAQGDSAIVDVLDRMGADIAWDEDAGEITVGAADLAGVEVDVGDTPDLLPTIAVLGAVADGETRIVNAEHVRYKETDRVAAMAESLEKLGAEVTEERDSLTVHGGDSALAGTTVHGRGDHRLVMALTVAGLVADGETTVTGAEHVDVSFPGFFETMADLGANATVE
- a CDS encoding iron-containing alcohol dehydrogenase, with translation MPTTLAGADLSVIAGIAAAVDAGESDAGADAADAVGTEVVSTGVGGAELMPDALFYDPALFETTPKGVLAGSAMNGFDKAIESLYARTRTAVTDATATRAVRLLADGLPELSDDPAAMDRAVAGVVLAQYGISRPGEMTINVIHAFGHGLRDAFGIQQGLAHAAVAPHALRALADAGVDLSLLAAAFEVDAGNDTEAAIAQVERVRDALGLPASLSAIDGVDADGLDEAARVAAADSLLSYAPEGYDLTEADARAVLDSAF
- a CDS encoding cytochrome P450; translation: MSDTDAPPRPPEAAPGPDGLPFLGSFLESSRDFFAFRDRVAAEYGGVARYEILGQDVFLLTDPDAIRRVLVTENEQYVKGELFQQQLRPVLGNGLLNSEGDFWRRQRHLIQPAFTPDRIAGYADMMVEATERTSARWGDGEVRDVHRDMMGLTLDIVARALMGVDIRDRTPAIGGALDTVMEQSAGGSLLDLLPPAVPTPGREKLREAVAALDRIVDELVDEKRRALREGEVDPDADVVSALLTAEDDDGERMAAEQVRDEVKTLLLAGHETTALSLTFTLHLLARHPEIEQRLLDELETELGDDPPGFDTVRDLEYLDDVVTESMRLLPPVHGILREPTEDVVLGGYRVPEGTPLAISQWVVHRDPAHYDDPHAFRPERWTDEMEAELHPLAYFPFSSGPRRCVGDRFALLEAKLILATLPPRFSFEVVDPVDLEENLEASITTRPTQPVRMRLHER
- a CDS encoding PrsW family intramembrane metalloprotease is translated as MSRTTGTVDRKTAVLGGVALLLTLGVVAGGLLAGGVALDEDIYAVAVSPDSPYHEPVADATPLEPVPAGAPNADVYVDDRDPGDRSATVSVADTPKGQAALGAFRSAVERHNNGLLLAEANQSAAFPVGVTLSYVERGSQRIGTNDGGVATGDDGVTDGDGAGGGNAGGDGAGGPGSTDGDTAGGGLGVPDFGGVAGPLFGGQPTGSPAEISPPFPFSSLVLAFAFLVPMNFVIQAYGSTILNERVNRRGELLLVAPLSGSDIVAGKTLPYAAAALIATTLIAAGVGGGVIAVAAVFPIALVFLASTFVGAMFARSFKELTFVTVTVSVTLTTYAFVPAIFATVTPIALISPLTLVVRDLQGEAVAIGEYLFSTGPFYLTAATLFAMGVGVYREEDMFTQRAVPLKFLDALAVRLHRPRDVALLSALSIPFVFVAELLAVALLFALPQGAAIVGLLVVVAVVEEVAKGVGIYAGFSQSRFERDLPTALKLGALSGAGFFVAEKATAVVQIVGLGSLPLGEAAFGTAGVGADLGPVAGLGLLALPLVLHVVTAAVGAVGATRGRRSWAATLLVAMAIHFAYDLTVVSALG
- a CDS encoding iron-containing alcohol dehydrogenase; this encodes MSSLDTPSFAFDYDPGAIHYGRGCIDDIGGALAERGCDTALVVCGSNVAANADLMDAVGAGLGDRLAEVFAGTTPDKRLREAARAAERAADLGVDAFVPVGGGSSLDVATVASVLRARDLSLAEARQEVADTGGSRRPRIPPRSRRCSPCRRRSRARTSR
- a CDS encoding class I SAM-dependent methyltransferase gives rise to the protein MRFTNTRQPDWDWWSRLWPTPGETLRNLGLSPGDALAEIGCGNGYFALPAARITAPAPVYAVDIDEGLLAELDRLAGRHEVDTLHTVHGDARSLPDHLPESVDVALIANTFHGVDDPEAFVAGVVDALAADGRFVVLNWHDRPREETTVAGAPRGPPTDLRISPDETAELVEAASDLRAVDRVNVPPYHYGLVFE